One Brassica napus cultivar Da-Ae chromosome A5, Da-Ae, whole genome shotgun sequence DNA window includes the following coding sequences:
- the LOC125609505 gene encoding uncharacterized protein LOC125609505 → MTTATSMNPSLFRVICILHSVIALTSGTLMMFYTEKASIFGPGSEIASKLKGSTPHDELLIQISQSFSGLLLFAIGFVLFMVSFVKDREFHSFFAGGSVILYVLMASWRVLFEWRIEDLAYEWPKQALGDIALGISWVFFLVYSWREKYD, encoded by the coding sequence aTGACTACAGCAACTTCGATGAACCCATCTCTCTTTCGTGTAATCTGTATACTCCATTCTGTAATAGCTCTAACGAGTGGAACCCTGATGATGTTCTACACAGAGAAAGCGTCCATCTTTGGACCAGGAAGTGAGATTGCTAGCAAACTAAAGGGTTCAACGCCACATGATGAGCTTCTCATTCAGATTTCTCAGTCGTTCTCTGGTTTGCTTCTCTTTGCCATTGGGTTTGTACTGTTCATGGTGTCTTTCGTGAAAGACAGAGAGTTTCATAGCTTCTTCGCTGGAGGGTCTGTGATTCTTTACGTGTTAATGGCTTCGTGGAGGGTTTTGTTCGAGTGGAGAATCGAAGATCTTGCTTATGAATGGCCTAAACAAGCTCTTGGAGACATAGCTTTGGGGATCTCTTgggttttctttcttgtttattCATGGAGAGAAAAGTacgattga